In Biomphalaria glabrata chromosome 11, xgBioGlab47.1, whole genome shotgun sequence, the following proteins share a genomic window:
- the LOC106064720 gene encoding perlucin-like protein yields MLSTLIIIVSAVQLASCNYDEAAAQCKTLKAQIEAILPLLFHPPLIYDNRKYVISKFPYQSSEEAMTYCTAFGGYLAEVNDNDEYTALQNFVLNTPAVDIVLIAGSDAITEGTWRFQRTGELVPILDWCPGQPDNLGEEDCLNLWKQFGGKMNDLPCGFRSSEDRFMCELPKLY; encoded by the exons ATGCTCTCAACGTTGATAATTATTGTCTCCGCCGTGCAACTTGCAAGCTGCAATTATG ACGAAGCAGCTGCCCAGTGTAAAACACTAAAAGCTCAAATTGAAGCCATCCTCCCTCTTCTGTTCCACCCTCCACTGATCTACGACAACAGGAAGTACGTCATCTCCAAGTTTCCTTACCAAAGTTCTGAAGAAGCCATGACATACTGCACAGCTTTTGGCGGATACTTGGCAGAAGTCAATGACAACGACGAGTACACGGCCTTGCAAAATTTTGTTCTAAATACACCAGCAGTAGACATTGTGCTCATCGCTGGGTCTGACGCCATAACAGAAGGAACCTGGAGGTTTCAGAGAACTGGTGAACTAGTGCCGATTTTAGATTGGTGCCCAGGACAGCCAGATAATTTGGGAGAGGAAGATTGCTTAAATTTGTGGAAACAATTTGGCGGTAAGATGAATGACCTGCCATGTGGTTTCAGGAGTTCTGAAGACAGGTTTATGTGTGAGCTACCTAAACTGTACTAA